The Lytechinus variegatus isolate NC3 chromosome 1, Lvar_3.0, whole genome shotgun sequence nucleotide sequence ATTCTGGCATGAAGATTCAATTGTCAATGTCCTATATGCATGAATGCATAGAAACAGAGTTTTCTGACATCAGCTTCATACTTCCGAGTTATGTAAGTTAGAATATATTCATCATTACAatggaaatcattttttttgctcataatTCAACATGATAGCATAGCCATAAGCTTCTGTTGGACAACATCTGTCACATACAATGCTAACTGCTTTTTCTTACAAATTTACTCTCTTCTTTTACGCTTTACTTGATAGCAGTAAATTACAGAAGAGAATCATGCTCGTTACACAATTATCTTgctgacatttaaaaaattgggaGTTTTTTCACATGTGTACAGACAATTTAAAAACAGAGTGTTTTATCAAATGCCCTTTAGGACAAAGAACCAAAAAGTCTGTTGAAAATTGGTAAATCAAAACGGCAGTTTagtgtttaaaggtcaagtccacctcagaaaaatgttgatttgaatcaatagagaaaaatcagacaagcacaatgctgaaaatttcatcaaaatcggatgtaaaataagaaagttatgacatttcaaagtttcgcttattttcaacaaaatagttatatgaacgagccagttacatccaaatgagagagtcaatgatgtcactatttcttttgttttttattgtttgaattatacaatatttcaatttttatgaatttgacgataaggacctccttgcctgaagcacaaaatgttaaaataatggaattccacgtgttcagggaggaatgaaacttcatttcacatgacaatgacgagaaaataacaatatttcatataataaaatacaaaagaaatagtgagtgagtgatgtcatcaactctctcatttggatgtaactggctcgttcatataactattttgttgaaaataagcaaaactttaaaatgccataactttcttattttacatccgattttgatgaaattttcagtgttatgcttgtttaatttttctctttttattcaaatcaagtttatgttggggtggacttgtcctttaactttgGACAAACGACATCTTTGCAATTTTTTGTCAGGTCCGAAGCTTGGGAAAGCTGTTCCTGTTacaccaatttttgacaaagacctcccCGCTGTGCTTTGTCAGTTgataggcattttcaatacatttactgtctTCTTGAATCCACTGTACACCACAGAGTGAAAACTCCTTTTCAGCATACCATACACATCATCTGAACGGATTCACGAAAGCTCTGACACTTGTCCATGAATATAAATGTAAAACATGATCGAGGCTTTCACATCACAGCTTACGTCCATATCAAATGAAATCAGGTTCTGCATCAGTCGTCAGTCCACCTAGTGTGTCATAAAATGAAATCTCAATAGGGTTCAGCAAAACTGCCAGGGAAGAGTCCTGTTTTTCCCGTTCGATGCAATGTGCCTTTAAACCAACCGTCTTCACGCTTCTTGTGGACAAATACAGTATCTCCTATCTTCAGCTCAAGCTCTGCATCAGTGGTCGGTGGGTAGGGGACGATCACACGATATCTGGTCAAGAAAATAGACATTTCATAAAACTACCACCTTCAGGAATTGTTTATTCAAAACCAGGAGAAAAGATTCCCCTTTTGTTTCTTCTGTAAAAAAAGACCTTGAAAGAGCCATTCAGGTATTTGGTTATGTCCAAAAGTGAAACCAGTTTGGGATGGCAATATTGCACCAACCACTTTATCAGAAAAGTTTGGTATTCTACATGTTAACTTATATGCTTTTCaaattgcatttccttaaccccatactatctttaaCCCCGGattatccttaaccccatactatctttttttcgattcacactgtctttcttaaccccatactatctttttttcgattcacactgtctttcttaaccccatactatctgctcaaccgtgattaatgccttaaccccggactatccctcagctcatgaatactgatgattttaccatacagagcgtgattaacgcgcaattcgacttctgtgattggttaATACTTAgacccactttccttagccctgtttcgttttcacactgcgtctcttagcaccgcaattgtggtgctagcaccacaataagccggctaaccctgcctttttgcagggccagatagtaccgtactatttaccgtgctagcccactttgctaaaacgtagtgtgaaaacgaagtgggctaagcttaaccccgggaaattggtggggctaagaccccccttagccccaccaatttaggacaaaaagtacagtgtgaaaagcatatcacATTTCTTCCTGTTAGAATACTACATATATgtttgtaaatttgaaaataaacccGTTTACTGTGGATTGTTTCAAGCCTCACTCTATTGAAATGTAACAAGGACTTAGTTTGCAGAGAAAGTTATACTcttgcaatgaaaaaaaaacttgctcaTTATTTTCAAGAGTGGAGATTTGCTTCGAGTACCTAATATGAAATCagatatcttttattttttccatttttcataGAACGATACCGCATAATCTTTCGCCGACATTATGGTCGAGTTAGCAATAAGCTCACCTTTCACGCAGCAATGGAGTTGTTTTCGGTGGGGTTTGTTCTGTGGTGGCAGCACCTGTGTCTCCACCCCTcgctcctccttctcctcccccTGGCATGGCTCCTGCTGGAGACTCAGCCGCAGGAGCCTCTCCCTGATGGTTGTCGGGTGAAGATGACTTTGAGGAGTTGGGCGAGTGGGTCGCGGATGCACGCATTGCAGAGCGTGAGGGGCTTGTGGTTCGATTGCTTCCCAATTCAGGGGCTTCGTTCGATGTCACATGCTTGTTGGATGGCTTCTtgcttttcctttctttcttctccttctgtacagttatattatattaatagaaaaaaaattaatgattacaAGCTCAAGGTAaatctattttttctgctattctttaaaagaatgtctgtgtgtgtgtgtgcttttCAATGATATCATCTCAAGCACTGGTTAGCCGAGAGCAATTCCTTCCATATAGCTTTGTTAGCTAATATgttcgttcattcatttattcattcactcactcactcgtttatttattcattcatgcatgcatgcatgcattcattcattctaatTTCCAATTTAATTCAAACAAAGTAGCCTCTGCAGcacaataaaacaatataaagatTACATCTCAGCATAATCTACATCGTTATCAAGTATCAAAATTCACCAATGGTAAACTTATCTTACACCTAAAATCATCTCATAGTTTGCTGCATTTGAATCTGTTACATATCATGTgcaatattcaatttctgtaGCAAGATATTGTTATCAGTTTATATTGCAAGTTAGTAGATGTCACTGAATACGACAATATATATAACTTCTCTAAAAACCAAGCAGCCAAGCTGCAGTAGCTTCCATCTGCTAATAATGCAAGACAAAGGCAATGCAGATCATTCTTtctcaaatttgaataattccTTCATTCATTTAGCTTTACTGATCATTTACAACTACATCGCACTATAAAGCAAgctttgaaaaacaaaacacacaaatATACTGTATATGCAGGTGAGATCAATCaacaaaaatcaaaacatcAGATCACATCACACACATTTCACTGGAGAAAAAAAGAGTTGAATTGTAAGCTACACAGCAGACAAAGAAGTAATACAAGTTTGTGAACACTGAGCATAACTGGCACACACAAAAAGTTGAAAAGGAAAattacatttgaaataaaatacatgaatatggTGTCACATtcagataatgataataggaatttatatagtgccatctataTCATATTCTGAGGTgctttgttattattgttataattaccccggctaatcaattatcatctttatttgTACGGTAATGGGATATCATTCATTTGCCAAATTCATTCTCAAACAATTACTAACAAAATAGTAAGTAAGTCACTTTGAATAGGGCAGTAAGATTAGTTTGAATTAATTCACTTTGAGcaaagcaacaacaaaaaagctTGAAATAAAGGCCACTGAAAATGAAAGACGAAGCAAAAATACCCCTccataaaagaatgaaaataaagcaataCACATGGTCctaaattgatttttgataatataattattgGACCATGAATGCTCTTGCTACActgaaacaatgaaataaagatgacaTATTCTTCAGAAATATGAACCGAAAAATGATGAGGTTTTCTATGAACTAAAATCAATGATATGGTTGTTCTAAAATGGATGAAATGAATTTGAGAAACAAAAAGATGCATGAAAAAAAAGCCTTTAAAATAGGCAGTAGGCAGAGTGAATcaaattttctctattttaGCAAAtggtttttttctaaaattgttAAACTACTTTTCCAGGCATTTTGCTAGCTTTAAACATTTCTTGAGAGCTGATTTggttttgaaatatattatattatacagGTTTAAGAAAGAGCAAACTGGCAAAACTATCATGCCATGAATTCCTTTTTTATGTGAATTTCCCCCAGCTATATTGTGATAACCCAACAGTGACGAGGGgtaaattaattttttaattacttCTACCTTTTGGATAAAACAAGCTGTAATTGTCTGTAAAGTGTAACTATCATTGCCCAAGAAATTTCATATTCCTTGATTACAACCTAAGAGGACTCTACCTTATCTGCCTTGTGAGCTAAGGTGAATTGAGATGGCATACTGCCACTGCGTCTACGATGACCCCTGACCTGTGGTGGACTAGTGTTGAGTGTTGGTGGAGGTGTTCTACAGCCACTATCGGCCCCTACCTGTGCCTGCCCAATACCATCACCAGATAACAGGGCAACATGCTTGGAGAAAATAAAGGTGCCAGCGTGCAGAGGTGAGGTTGGTGGAGGCTGTGCATGCAAACCAGACTTAGAGTAGGTAAAGGTGGTGCTATTTGGTGCGAGAGTGTTATGATTAGCAGCAGCAGACTgtctactacaactactactattgctgctACTTGAGGTAGCTCTGGTTGACGAGAGCTGGTCACTCTCGCTGAACCGCCGGGGCTTATCGACCGTGTGTCTCACGGCGAGCAAGGGCCCGCCTGTTTGGGTAGAAGAGGTAACAGGAACACGTTTAGATTTAGCGGGTGCAACACTGAAAGTGAGGTCATTAGGGTGACTGAACTGCCTGAGTACCTGGTGAGGGACTACCATCTGACTACAGGCTTGTCTGACAGGAACACCGGGCTGTACATCGGCAGCACCAGCGATGTGAGTTCTGATCCCGTGTGAGACTGGTGGAGAACCCGGTTGAGATGCATttatggtggcagcggtgggattcgCTGTCCTTGGCCGCACAGTCTGCGCATTCGCGTTTGAGGTTTGAACCGCAGTGTGGACCTGGCGGTGTCCGACACCGGGCTGAGCAGCTTGGGCATTCCCTGGCCAGCTGCCTGCCATCGCTGAAGATGCAACTGACCCACCCAACCTCGATGACTCCACACCCACAGAGGGCGGGCTACTTTGGGGTTGCCTTTCATTCAGTCTTGTCTGGGGTGCTTGGATAGGCCTACTGATAGCTCCTTGGGTTGCACCCTGATACTGCATCCTCAACGCAGCTCGTTCACTCTGCAGCTGTGCTACAGTCTTTTGTCCATCAGGAAGAAATTGTTTCTTCTCTCCACTTCCTGCCCCAGAGCTGCCACTCTGACCGCTCAGTGCCGAGTTGGGTGTGGTTGATTGAGATGATGCCGAGGCTGACCGAGAGCTTGATGCTGTTGATGTCAGCAGAGATGAGCTGGTAAAggtggatgatgatggtgttgaagatgatgatgatgatatcgatgatgatggtgcACTTTTCTTCTGCTTTTCTTGCCTATCATGCCTGCAGAGGAATAAAATCAACAAATAACATATCTGAACTCAAATCTAATTCATAACACATACCAAATCAGAGAAATGAAACTGGacacataaatgtataatcTAGTAGGATGAAGTATCCACTTCATCGCTGAACAAAATATCAAACTTAATATCCCTAACTAGCTCCTTGTCACATAAAAAGGTATCATCAAACTCACTGTAAATTCTttttgtgattggctgctgagccctgttaccatggaagGTGCAATAAttgtaagtctttatgaaacaggctccAGGTAACCAGTTCGAAGGTCTAGaaaatttacaaacagcttGACGAAACAACCCCCAAGAAAATGGAATAAGGgtaatttccacttggtctaaaccCTCTTTGTCTACTTTCCAGCTGGTCTAATCCCTTATAAGTTAGACTTGTAGTAATTTGTCAACAACCAATTAATAGTAGGCCAAGAGGTTTAAGCCACGATGGTGTTGGCATTAAAACATCTGCTCATGGACCAAGTGGATCCAAACTGGTATGATTGGTTGGACTAAGAGGTAATTGGACCAAACTAATAGTAAACCATGTCAGTATAGCCAGGATGGTGTTCAGAATAGACCATCTGCTCATGGACTAAGGCGATCCAAACTGGTATTATCGGTTGAACTAAGTGGTATTTGGACCaaattgatagtagaccaagctgaattagccatgatggtgttacAATTCGACCATCTGCTAATGGACCAGGTGGATGCAAACGGATATGCATACCTGTAGACCTGCATGTAGTTCCCCGGGAACACGCCAATCTGACCGCTGGAGACGGACAAACCCTTGAACCAACCATCTTTGCATTTCTCCGTCACAGTGTAAAACTCTCCTTTCCTTAACTCAATCTCATCGGGATTCAGGGGTTTGTAGTTGAACATGGCAACGTATCtgttaaaaaatgattaaacaaCGGCTTTGAATACTCTAATGATACAACACTATGCAACGTTTATATACATTAATACCTTTTTTCCAGGCGCTGTACAGTATTACCCTGGCTTTGGAAAGGTTACCATAATCAGCTTTCAAGGCAAGAAAGTACTACTCAGCTTTCCACTTGTTCTGGTTTACAGTCTTTTTAAGGTCTACACTCATTCAAAAAGAATGTTCTATTTTCTAACCTCCACTTTCTTGCCTTTCCATTTCACCTCCATTTCTATCCACTTTCTATCTCAGTCCCTCCTGGACTTTACACATAGTGTACCATAAACCACTTCCGCGAATGCCTGAATTACTTTAAACTTTTATTGTTCTAAATAAGCATTCTGTTGTATGATAACACTTGGGGTTGCTTCCAACCACTTCCTATCAAAATTAGATACCAGGGCTGGTATTCAATTCGATACTTTACCAGAATTTGAAGTACTTTActcagtattttgcttaagtAAAATGCTTAACTGTCTTTGGTATTCAACTGTATGTTTGGCTAAGTATTTGGCTTAAATCTAAGCCAGCTGCCCACCTGGCTAAGTTTGGCTTACATGCAGTTTACAAATGTACCCACGCCAAGTCAACCATGCTGCCTGCAGCTGGATAATACATTGCCCATGATTTGGTTTGGGCTTTATGGTGTCACAATGGTTATCAACAAGTATTTTGCTTAATGTTGGCTTGATAAATTAAAATACTTAAAAGTGAATAGAATATGAATATAAGCTTTTGCTTAGGCAAATAAAATACTAAGTACAATTCTATTTCAAAGTTCAAGTGTTGATTGACTAAGTTTACAAAcgtaaggcctggtcacaccgcctgagtgttgttggagcggtcgtggagcggagagaaaaaatcatcaccgctcgctaccgttcaccattttttatttcaattgtttttttttgtttttgatttttttttttcgatttttcccccaattatGTGAGCGAAATTctaccctctctccctaccgctccatgaccgctccaacaacgctcgggcggtgtgaccaggcctttagtcAATTAGCATTTAGAAGTGAATACTGGCCCAGAACTCATACTCAGCTATAACTGTGAATAGAATGTTAAtgatttttgccaatttgaggagatGAAACAAGATTACACACTTACACTTCTACTTTAGGTTTGGGTGAGGAAGGTGTATCATGGGTTGTGAGATGAGTAGGTGTGGCTGGTCCTGATGCAATCAATGTAGGAGAGTTGGGTGGCAGTCCAGCGCCAGTAGGCTTTAATCAAGATAATACATCAAAATTGcatttatgaatgaataaatagattaaaaCTATTCACACAAAtacctgaaaatttcattaaaatctgatagaaatgaacaaaagttattgcatttattattattatgtgatGATAGTTTGTTTATCACAATTTCTATGTTTTGCAGAATGACTCACACTTTGTTATAATTTCTACAAAGTTCAATGGCATGCAAACAACAAATTGACTTGAACAAATTGAGATAActactttaagaatgacttgaATAACTTATTGTTGGGAAATACATTTAATACATAAAAATCGtttatgtatataaaaatattttgattttcattatgaaaCGCCATATCATTTTGTCTATTTTGAACACAGGAATAAATTCAATCaaccaaacaaacaaattgataaaaatatccCAACCTGGTTGTTCAATGTAAGTGGGGCTGGTTTCTTCTTGCTTCCCCCAGTCTGGGCGGCGCTTCCCGACGCAGCAGCAACAGGGAGAGGAGACGATGATGGAGACGGAGATGATGCGGGGGAAGGGCCACCGGTTGCCATGGCTACAGCTACCGCCGCTGCCTTTGCCTCAATTAgtgtggcagcggtgggattgcTGGATCTCAGGAGAACGGGAGATGAGATCTCCATGGAGTGACGattatcaccaccacctccTCCGCTCCCCcctccaccaccaccgccaccgcTCCCTCTATCCTGAGATTCCTTGGAACGGAGTTGGACACCAAGCATGGAAGTGAAAGAATGGCGCTTGTTGGACGATTTGTTCTTGCTGCATGAGATAAACAAAAATGAGATGGGAAATTATGAGTATTTATTCTTATCAGATAGATGCTAGTTGTGGTagcaatttcaaaatgagttttttttttaattatgtgttttatttaatAGTATTCCATCACACACATTCACAATATTCACACGTAATTCAAAATTATTAGAAACTGTaaattcaaaaataataaacataaaaaaaacaagggaataaagaaaataaagaagtgACATTATGTAAATCAAAGCAAAACAATAGATATGGGAGTACAGTTCccccaacccctcccccccaaaaaaaaaaccacttgTAGGTTTCAATGCCAAACATTCCTTGCAGGaaaacataaatcaatttgtggGGGCAGATGGAGGTCATTCGTagtaaatctacatgtataatgacatATAGCATATTACTGTGTACAATGTAATACAAATCAcaagatacaaaaacaaatagaatgggAAAAGGGGGacaatataggcctatctgtacctaaaatgaaaatcatacaGAGTATATCGAATTGCCACTTCTTAAAATGTacagtaagttttttttttttcttggctaGGTGACATTCAATGTCTTtttgcaatttcaaaatgagtttgtacagaaccCAATAAagtgaccacccaagtgtctatAACAGCATAAAACGAAAGAGAGAGATCAGGTACAACGGTAAGAAAATTCTAGCTTTCTATTAACTTCTAGATCATACTATGTatgcttttacatgtacatagttaTTAATATCCAtctggagagcatttcatgaaacaaatagtccATGATTTTTCACTTgtaactgttataagctactgaaatccttgcaccTGATTGGCCGATGACAAGTTAGTCAGTGAATATAACTacttgcttcatgaaacactcccacatgtacaacagcttttggcaactctttttatttaaatattgtaaagaaatggatgaagagaacaatggtaggcgtagtttaaatcaaggttccccagagctatctaccctttggaaaaattggtggtgccgaaaaaatgtctc carries:
- the LOC121413810 gene encoding E3 ubiquitin-protein ligase SH3RF1-like isoform X2, coding for MNGPFKMDEQSIFDILECSVCLERLDATSRVLPCQHTFCMRCLQQILNTRGELRCPECRDLAPQQRVTDLPTNILLVRLLDGMKRPAPASPSTGSSSGGGLSKTSDQADTTSSSRSGVSKISGPNQPCAKAIYKYDGQESGDLSFNKGAVVLLLKRIDDNWYHGELDGSRGFFPASYVEVLVPLPPDPPQCKALYDFDVNEQEEKDCLTFNKDEVLMVIRRVDENWIEGQKGDKIGIFPISFVELNDTAKSLVDVNAGATGGDAGASEGQGGSSSSQESGSSKNKSSNKRHSFTSMLGVQLRSKESQDRGSGGGGGGGGSGGGGGDNRHSMEISSPVLLRSSNPTAATLIEAKAAAVAVAMATGGPSPASSPSPSSSPLPVAAASGSAAQTGGSKKKPAPLTLNNQPTGAGLPPNSPTLIASGPATPTHLTTHDTPSSPKPKVEVYVAMFNYKPLNPDEIELRKGEFYTVTEKCKDGWFKGLSVSSGQIGVFPGNYMQVYRHDRQEKQKKSAPSSSISSSSSSTPSSSTFTSSSLLTSTASSSRSASASSQSTTPNSALSGQSGSSGAGSGEKKQFLPDGQKTVAQLQSERAALRMQYQGATQGAISRPIQAPQTRLNERQPQSSPPSVGVESSRLGGSVASSAMAGSWPGNAQAAQPGVGHRQVHTAVQTSNANAQTVRPRTANPTAATINASQPGSPPVSHGIRTHIAGAADVQPGVPVRQACSQMVVPHQKEKKERKSKKPSNKHVTSNEAPELGSNRTTSPSRSAMRASATHSPNSSKSSSPDNHQGEAPAAESPAGAMPGGGEGGARGGDTGAATTEQTPPKTTPLLRERYRVIVPYPPTTDAELELKIGDTVFVHKKREDGWFKGTLHRTGKTGLFPGSFAEPY
- the LOC121413810 gene encoding E3 ubiquitin-protein ligase SH3RF1-like isoform X1; protein product: MNGPFKMDEQSIFDILECSVCLERLDATSRVLPCQHTFCMRCLQQILNTRGELRCPECRDLAPQQRVTDLPTNILLVRLLDGMKRPAPASPSTGSSSGGGLSKTSDQADTTSSSRSGVSKISGPNQPCAKAIYKYDGQESGDLSFNKGAVVLLLKRIDDNWYHGELDGSRGFFPASYVEVLVPLPPDPPQCKALYDFDVNEQEEKDCLTFNKDEVLMVIRRVDENWIEGQKGDKIGIFPISFVELNDTAKSLVDVNAGATGGDAGASEGQGGSSSSQESGSSKNKSSNKRHSFTSMLGVQLRSKESQDRGSGGGGGGGGSGGGGGDNRHSMEISSPVLLRSSNPTAATLIEAKAAAVAVAMATGGPSPASSPSPSSSPLPVAAASGSAAQTGGSKKKPAPLTLNNQPTGAGLPPNSPTLIASGPATPTHLTTHDTPSSPKPKVEVYVAMFNYKPLNPDEIELRKGEFYTVTEKCKDGWFKGLSVSSGQIGVFPGNYMQVYRHDRQEKQKKSAPSSSISSSSSSTPSSSTFTSSSLLTSTASSSRSASASSQSTTPNSALSGQSGSSGAGSGEKKQFLPDGQKTVAQLQSERAALRMQYQGATQGAISRPIQAPQTRLNERQPQSSPPSVGVESSRLGGSVASSAMAGSWPGNAQAAQPGVGHRQVHTAVQTSNANAQTVRPRTANPTAATINASQPGSPPVSHGIRTHIAGAADVQPGVPVRQACSQMVVPHQVLRQFSHPNDLTFSVAPAKSKRVPVTSSTQTGGPLLAVRHTVDKPRRFSESDQLSSTRATSSSSNSSSCSRQSAAANHNTLAPNSTTFTYSKSGLHAQPPPTSPLHAGTFIFSKHVALLSGDGIGQAQVGADSGCRTPPPTLNTSPPQVRGHRRRSGSMPSQFTLAHKADKKEKKERKSKKPSNKHVTSNEAPELGSNRTTSPSRSAMRASATHSPNSSKSSSPDNHQGEAPAAESPAGAMPGGGEGGARGGDTGAATTEQTPPKTTPLLRERYRVIVPYPPTTDAELELKIGDTVFVHKKREDGWFKGTLHRTGKTGLFPGSFAEPY